The following proteins come from a genomic window of Nostoc sp. TCL26-01:
- a CDS encoding Ycf34 family protein, whose protein sequence is MCICVNCHYVDRCVTYNAVETQHQQPHLTEIPDFEPNEPSINVNIRTKEDVIEMEWDVVGCLSFKREMGKWSKLRPGELVPT, encoded by the coding sequence ATGTGTATTTGCGTAAACTGCCACTATGTAGACCGTTGTGTAACTTATAATGCCGTAGAAACACAACACCAACAACCCCATTTGACCGAAATCCCAGATTTTGAGCCAAACGAACCCTCCATCAACGTTAACATTCGCACCAAAGAAGATGTCATAGAAATGGAATGGGATGTTGTTGGTTGTCTCAGTTTCAAGCGGGAAATGGGCAAATGGTCGAAGTTACGTCCAGGGGAATTAGTACCGACTTGA
- a CDS encoding XisH family protein — MPARDISHNAVRNALEKDGWQITKDPFILRWGTRDLYIDLGAEKLIAAEKSGDKIAIEIKSFIGSSPVTDLENALGQYILYYDILTRLESDRRLYLAIRQETYSEIFQEPIGKILLENQRLCLLVFDAKLEMIVQWIP; from the coding sequence ATGCCAGCTAGAGACATTTCCCATAATGCTGTTAGAAATGCCTTAGAAAAAGATGGTTGGCAAATTACTAAAGATCCATTTATTCTCAGATGGGGTACAAGAGATTTATATATAGACTTAGGTGCAGAAAAACTCATAGCTGCCGAAAAAAGCGGAGATAAAATAGCAATTGAAATTAAAAGTTTTATAGGTTCTTCTCCAGTCACTGATCTAGAAAACGCTTTAGGGCAATATATTTTATATTACGACATTCTCACTCGCCTAGAATCTGACCGCCGCTTGTATTTGGCTATTCGTCAAGAAACTTACTCAGAAATATTTCAAGAGCCAATTGGTAAAATATTATTAGAAAATCAAAGGCTTTGTTTACTGGTCTTCGATGCAAAACTAGAGATGATAGTGCAATGGATACCTTAA
- a CDS encoding XisI protein, producing MDTLNNYRQIIQKILTEYSQLPYAYGELERQLIVDQTSNHYLLITLGWENNQRVHGCLVHIDIINDKIWIQRDGTEYGIANELVNAGIPKNQIVLAFQPADVRQYTEFAVI from the coding sequence ATGGATACCTTAAATAATTATCGTCAAATTATTCAAAAAATATTAACAGAATATTCCCAACTTCCCTACGCTTATGGAGAACTAGAAAGACAACTGATTGTAGACCAAACCTCTAACCATTACCTACTAATAACACTTGGCTGGGAAAATAATCAACGGGTGCATGGTTGCTTAGTCCATATTGATATTATCAACGATAAAATCTGGATTCAAAGAGACGGTACAGAATACGGTATAGCTAACGAACTTGTCAATGCGGGTATTCCTAAAAATCAAATTGTCTTAGCCTTCCAACCAGCTGATGTCAGGCAGTATAC